Genomic DNA from Niallia circulans:
AAGCAGAGCTTTTAGATCATACACCAACAATTCAGGAGTCTGTGTACAGAAGAAATCCTTATGTAGATCCGTTGAACTTCTTCCAGGTAGAGCTGATTAAACAGCTGCGCGACCAGGAAACACCAGATCCGGAACTATTGAATCAAGTATTGCTGACAATAAATGGAATTGCTGCAGGCTTACGTAACACAGGCTGATGCATAAAAAAAAGAAACAGCGTTTTAAACGCAGTTTCTTTTTTTATGTTTATTTGTTAAACGGAGCCAAAAATTCCTCGACTTGCTCAGGTGTTTTAGCATTAGCACTGTGCAAATGTCCGATTTTTTCGCCATCTTTAAATACAAGCAGACTCGGAATGCCCATAACATCAAATTTTTCTGCTAGCTCAGGAAGTTCGTCCTTGTTTAAGCTAAACCATTTTTTATCCGCGTTTTCTTCGATAATTTCACCGATAAACATATCCATTCTTGTGCAGTCAGGACACCAAGTCGTGAAAAACTTAATGATATTAGTTTCTCCATTGTTAATAATTTCATTAAATGATTCTGTTGTGCTGATTTGATTCATATTACACCTCTTAACATTATTTGAAATAGCTCAACAACTAGCTATTATCGTCATTATACACGTAATTCGCTAAAAATTCCTGTAAGATGCTTCCAAGTTATTTTAGAAAATGAGCAAATAAATACCATAAGTAATTTGCGTACAAACAGAGAAAATAATTAAAGAAAAAACTGCAAAGGAGCAATTTTAATGAAATTTAAACCCGTTAGAACAGTACTATGTATGAGCTTAGCTGCAGGTATGTTAACTGCATGTAATAATAATGACAATCCAATGGACACAGATAATGATATAATGGAAACAGGTCAAATTTCCAATGTAAAAACAGACACAAACAGTAATCGCTACCCACATACACAAGCAATCAAAATTCAGGATGCGAAATATGAATTTAAAATTGTTAATCGTGGCGCTGTGCCAAATGGAAATGCAAACGGATATACCAATGCAAATACAAACAATGGAACGGCAAAACAGACACAGCGTCCCACAACGAATAACATTCAGCAATCTCAGTCTGCACCAGCCCAACCAGCGCCTGCAGCCCAGCCTTCACCTAAAAAAGCTGCTGAAATTGCCAGTGAAAACAAAGGCTCAAGTGAGTATGTGGATGCCGTTATCAGCTTGACTAATAAAGAAAGACAAAAAGCTGGTTTAACTACACTTAAGGCATATCCTGAGTTAAACAATGTAGCAAATGTGAAGGCACAGGACATGAATGAAAAAGGCTATTTTTCGCATACAAGCCCAACATATGGATCACCATTCGACATGATGAGAGATTTTGGCATCACGTATAAGTCAGCTGGTGAAAATATTGCCCAAGGACAAAGAACACCTGAAGAGGTTGTTAATGCGTGGATGAATAGTGAAGGGCACCGCGCTAATATTCTCAGCAAGGATTTCTCTCATATAGGCGTTGGCTTTGAAGAAAATGGATATGAATGGGTGCAAATGTTTGTAAAAAAATAAGCGGTAGACAAAAAAGGACATCTTCCTTAAACAGAAGATGTCCTTTATAATCGCACTTTTTGGTGTGTTCTACTTGAACTTAACGTGTCAGCTATAATATTATATAAAAATATGACCTGACTACAAATTTTTTTTGTCATAGAAAATGCCTCTCTGTTATAAACTAGAAAGTATGTGTAAATGGCATTTTGTCAGTTGATTGTAAAGAGGAGGATACAAATGGCTGCTACGAAAATAAATCTTGCACCAGTAGAGAACAAATACATAAAACTTATCATGTCTGTTGAGGATATGGATAAAGAAAAGCTAGTAGATTTGGGAGATTCCTTTTTGCTGAAAATGAACAAAAAGAGTAAAAGCGGAAACGAGTTGTATTTTTCTGTGTTATTCGCCAAGAAAATGATGAATAAGCCGT
This window encodes:
- a CDS encoding thioredoxin family protein, whose product is MNQISTTESFNEIINNGETNIIKFFTTWCPDCTRMDMFIGEIIEENADKKWFSLNKDELPELAEKFDVMGIPSLLVFKDGEKIGHLHSANAKTPEQVEEFLAPFNK
- a CDS encoding CAP domain-containing protein, which encodes MKFKPVRTVLCMSLAAGMLTACNNNDNPMDTDNDIMETGQISNVKTDTNSNRYPHTQAIKIQDAKYEFKIVNRGAVPNGNANGYTNANTNNGTAKQTQRPTTNNIQQSQSAPAQPAPAAQPSPKKAAEIASENKGSSEYVDAVISLTNKERQKAGLTTLKAYPELNNVANVKAQDMNEKGYFSHTSPTYGSPFDMMRDFGITYKSAGENIAQGQRTPEEVVNAWMNSEGHRANILSKDFSHIGVGFEENGYEWVQMFVKK